One Physeter macrocephalus isolate SW-GA chromosome 10, ASM283717v5, whole genome shotgun sequence DNA window includes the following coding sequences:
- the HEBP2 gene encoding heme-binding protein 2 codes for MAEVLEPDPGAAEGSEALAETPGWEAPEDAGPQPGSYEIRHYGPAKWVSTSVESMDWDSAMQTGFTRLNSYIQGKNEKEMKIKMTAPVTSYVEPGSGPFSESTITISLYIPSEQQSDPPRPSESDVFIEDRAEMTVFVRSFDGFSSAQKNQEQLLTLASILREEGKVFDEKVYYTAGYNSPFKLLDRKNEVWLIQKKEPSKERE; via the exons ATGGCCGAGGTGCTGGAGCCCGATCCCGGGGCAGCCGAGGGCTCGGAGGCCCTCGCGGAGACGCCGGGCTGGGAAGCCCCGGAGGACGCGGGTCCCCAG CCTGGAAGTTATGAGATCCGACACTACGGACCTGCGAAGTGGGTCAGCACTTCGGTTGAGTCTATGGACTGGGATTCGGCCATGCAGACTGGCTTCACAAGGCTGAACAGCTACATTCAAGGCAAAAATGAGAAAG agatgaaaataaagatgacagCTCCAGTGACAAGCTACGTGGAGCCCGGTTCAGGTCCTTTTAGCGAGTCTACCATTACCATTTCCCTGTATATCCCCTCTGAACAGCAATCTGATCCCCCCAGGCCTTCAGAGTCAGATGTCTTCATTGAAGACAGAGCTGAAATGACAGTGTTTGTACG GTCTTTCGATGGATTCTCTAGTGCCCAAAAGAATCAAGAACAACTCTTGACATTAGCAAGCATtttgagggaagaaggaaaagttttcGATGAAAAGGTTTACTACACCGCAGGCTACAACAGTCCTTTCAAATTGCTCGATAGAAAAAACGAAGTGTGGTTGATTCAGAAAAAAGAACCCTCcaaagaaagggaatga